TGATCAGTTTTGATGTTATGTGTATGATAAATCAATTGGAGCATAACTCCTAAATTTTCGAATTGCGGAAAAACTGTAAAATGCAAGTGAATTGGTACCTCCTaatatcaaattttttattttttggatgtcaACAGTCTGAAAATTGCTTAACCACACATTTTTCAGACAAATTATCCAACCcatctgatttttttctctctttttttgtaaACCACAACCTCATCTGTCAaaaaacaatattttctttaaattcgAGGATaacattgattgattttctctCCTACTTCTTGCAAAGGTCAcacaaatttaatatttaatatctATTGGACCTATATAATTTTGAATCTCTATAATTTCATCTATCCCAATGCATACAAGAACTAGAATATCCATCCATTCTGAACCAACACCTCtctatttcattcattcattcatcgaTACCATTACTTGAGACAGATGCCACTCTGGTGAAACTATAtactaaaagaacaaaatcaacttGCACAAAAGCCAACGGATTTAATATATCGACAAACGTTAGGTATACGAAGACTGATTTATAAATGGTCATCCAGACGAGAATGCGTGCCCGTACCTGCGAGTGAAGAGCAATGGCTTTGCCGCGGAGCTGGTTGAAAGGCTTCTTCCCGATGAGGTTCCTGGTCACCACCACGATTGGCGCGAACAGCCCTTTACCTTCATTGACGTTCTTCATCATCGGTTGACACCTTACCGGCTTACTCGCTACCTTCACTCTCACTGCCGATTTCGCCATCAGAGCATGGTGGTCCTCGCCCATGGTCGAGCTCCCCCAGCTCCCGTGGAAAGAAGACCCGAACCCACCTTTCAAGTTCGCGGCGGAGATCGATGTTGCGGCCATGTCAACGACCGAAGCAACAACAAAAAGATCAAGAACCAACCAAGAAGCTCGAGCtgaagctcaagctcaagcagTAGGATCGACTTGGGGTTCTTCTGGTTCTGTGCAAGGTTGGGGTGAATGTGTGTGGTTTGAGTATTTTGCCTGGTGTTGTGCTCTGGGGAGGAGGTGATAATTTTGGGGTGTGGTGTGATGATGAGAGCCTCCCGTTTCTTTATTAGGGGGTCAGGGAGCATCAGGAGCCACACGTTCTGGTGACTTGGAGTTTCAGGAACCACGTATGTCACTTGTACACGGTCTCTCGTCTGCGTTAATTTTCTGTGGTCCCCTGATTTttggggaagaaagaaagaaggatcTGAATCTGCAAGTCTAATGGCTCCATTCTCTCCAGGGGAGCATGGACCCACTCGGCCTCGCACGCCTTGGCAACTGTTCGGTGACAAGGAAACCCGTGTCCAGGTCGGGCTCGTCAGGGACCGGGTGAATCTCGATCGTTCGTTTCGCGAGTCATGAACCAGCTGCGGATGACTTAGTCCCCGGTGGCTCTCAAAGCACGTCGGATTAGGCAGTACAATGAAGAATTCCATCTGCATACAAGTATGCAAGCTCATTTCTACGGATTCTCAATCGCAAAATGGGAAATATATGGACACTTCAAGCTTGTTGTCGGGGCTACTGTATTTGATAAAATCTTGATATTCGACTAACTAAAGTTTAGCATGATAAACCTTACATCATTACTTGTTTGATGCGGTAGGTCTAGACAAGCGTTCTACGAAGCTCGAGAGTGTTCGAGATCGGAAATTTCTCGGGATGGGCTCGCATCACTTTCGTTGAACGGAACAAGGCCATGCGAAAAACGGTGACCGAATTGGACGGTGCAAATGAATTGGGAGACTCGGCTGGCTTTTTGACCAGGAATGTGTGTTGAAAGACAGCGGGGAAGGAAAGGGAGGGACGAACCCAGTTGGAGACTTCCATCTTCCCTTCTCGATTCAAAAGTTCGAACTATACAAAACACATGTGAATCGTCATGGGGTGTGGACTCCCAATTTCGCTGGTGGGTGGCTGAAAAGGACTCGTCCGGAGACAGTAGAGACCGACTGATGAAGAAGGAGATGGTGGAGTCTTGAACATCTGATGGTTCTGGTTTTTTGGACAGTTCGAGGAACAAAGTCAAGggtttgcttctttttcatcGGTGGAGAATTCAGAATGCCTTCCTACTACGTTGGAGAAACGTGACCTCGAAGTAGATGGTTTCGATTTGAATAACTAGTGAGAGAAGTAAGAAGTTTCTAATATTCATTGCTTGAATTGATTCCGTGATTCTTTTTCTGAGACCAATGTTAGGTATGCTATAACTATAAGTAGAcattttatactgaaaaattacaaaaaaaaaaaaaaaaaaaccttaatttCATTGTATCGATTCTGGCTTTTCAATCAAGTGTCAATTgagtttaaaacttttgatgatttgtcaaagTAGTCAAtttagctaattttgattgCAAATCGTTGGCATGgacaatttctttaattttctattttttatatttaatttaatttaatttcttttctttccctttttcccccaACTGTGGACTAGTGAGGCTACTAATTGACCTTCTTTGGCTATAGGCAAAGTCTAGGCAAGGGCCTTCGCGCCCTTgttggccataggtgagggtGTCGGGCCCTTGTCAAATCCAAGAGAGGTCAGCAACGCAAGGGTCCCAACCCTCTTCAAGATTTAGGCAAGGGCAGCAACATCGTCACCAACCACAAGTGAAAGTTGCAAGCCCCATGCCTATGGCTAACAAGGATGTCATGACTCTCACTTGGATTTGGGTGAGAGCCCAATGCCCTTGCTTGGGTCTTTGTGAGGGTACGAAGGCCCTTGCTCGTGGTGCTGGCCCAAAGttataaacaaaacaaagaaaaaaaaaatatttaaaaaaatataaaaaatttgtcaacGTTAACATCAACCATGTCATATATAGAATAACCAATAtacatgttagtaatttctaactaaaattgactagaactataggaaaattatccaaaaagttttgAACCTATTGTATGGCAACTAATTCGATCCTAAAACTTTCGATTGTggtaatttaattctaaaactttctacaacttgccaattcaatcataaacatttcaattgtgctaatttaatcctaaacattttaacaatttgcaaaactagtcataaaccttttaacaaatTGCCAATTACTTGTTCTCGGCTAATTTTAATTGGATATAACTAATGTGGTGGTTTTAGTCAATGTCAATTTTCTTATATAGTATAGCCAGCactaattggaatttttttaaagaaattttcttattagtttcctcttcattttttccctatttttacAAAGGGCCACTAGCAACCTCTATCGGCCATTGAGCAAAGGTCGATGACCCCATAGGCCCTAGGTGAGGACCCACGGTAGGTGAGTGTTGTGGCCCTCATGGGCCATGGTGAAGGCGAGCGAGGGCTATGGCACCTTCATTTTGGCTTGTGatagcctaggcgagggctcatGATGCCTTGCTAGCCATAGCAAGGGctcaccaaatctggcaaggcaAAGGCATTGTGGCGCTCGTTTAGGTCCTCGCTAACCACAAAGAGGGTGGGAGAGGGCCGTAGCGAACTCATTGTGGCCCACAAGAGCTAGTGACACCCTTATTGGCCAAAGTGAGGGTTGGCAAGTCCTCTCTAGATTCAGCAAGGGCCATAACCTTCGCCCAAGCTAGTGGGGGCTTTGTAGCCCTCATGCACAGGCCGGTGGGGATAGCTAGTCCTTATCTAATGACCATGTCATGTCTCAAAAATGGTCTAACCTCACTAGTTGATcaagggcttttttttttttttttttttcattttttaattatttcctttcatttttttgtcattttcctttttattttttgtttcaaaaaattaaaaagaaaaaaaggctaaaacataaaaaagtaaagaagaagaagaagaagaagaagaaaaatatacaagCAAGAGGGCAAGGCTAACCTTCTcgcttggtttttttttttttttttttaagttttcagtctttttcctttttttttttattttgtcatctttatgaaaaaaaatagaaaaaggaaaaaataaagaaaaaaaggaaagaaaataaaaaaaaaaaaaaatgtacaaaatgaaaatgccTTTAATTAGCTGCTAAGGATTATCCATTGTTTAAAATTGACACAATCACTTCAGGTTGTTATCTCAAATAAGGTCTATTCTTAGCCCTTATTcaatttatattcttatttgATAAATTGATGATACTTCAAACCCTCAAGGTCTAATACTTTTGGATTGACACAattaaaggtttatgactgaattgatcgccgtacaatagatttataactttttggatatttttcctaaagaactacattagcaaattatcaaaaaatttaagactcaattgatacaattaaaatatttaaaattaaattggtacaaatgtaataaatttaagatttttatattataattttatccATTTTAAATGAGCAAACAGTACTTTCAATGCCCAATAACATAATGTCACATCATTAAATAAACTAAGTTCCTAGACTAGTCTTAGTGTTCATATAGgttatttctcctttttctttcgatGAACAAATAAATTTAACGGCTTTGATAAGAGAGACATGTTTCACCGATCCTGCTGAGTCAACTCACTTGCTCATTTCTGAAGCTTTTGTTATCCATCTCTTATCAAATTCCCAGTatttctttttgataatttaacgAAAGATCAATAAAGTCGTGTGACTCTTGGCTAGGGTCTAATCTTGGACACaacgttttctttcttttgccgaCAGACTTCAGTTGATAAGGTCAGTCCTTCACTCCATCCAGAGTTATTGGTccaatgttttctttcttccttgtttGGTGCTTGATCACATAGAACAAATTTTGAGaggcaatttctttggaaaggccCCACACTTGGCCAAGGGTGGGCAAAAGTTTCTTGGGAGGAAGTATGCCTCCCTAAGGCTGAAGGAGGATTGGGTATTCGCAGTTTGCGTGATTGCAATAAAGCTGCGATGCTCAAACATATTTGGATTCTTTTCACAGATAAAGAATTTTTATGGTTTATGTGGATCCACACGACCTTTTTAAAGAAAGATAATTTTTGGATCTCCTACATTCTGTCTGTATGCTCCTGGGCCTGGAAGAAGATCATGCATTTGAGGTGGGAGTTTCGATTATCCTTCCTATGGGAAGTTGGAGATGGCTCCTTGGTATCTTTATGGTTTGACCATTGACACCCGAGAGGCCCTTTAAACTTATTGGTATTGGACTCCTTCATTGATAGTTTGGGTTTCTCTAGGCATGCGACACTTGTGGATCTATTTTCCCCTTATGGTGGTGTGCTTAGGACCTTGTTGGAAGTTGGTGATTATTCTCTTCTGGTCCTCTCTACATCATCAGACAGGTTTACTTGGTGTGGAAGCTCTTCAAGTGCATTCACGATAGCCTCTGCATGGGATATGATTAGGAAGAAGAAGGATCGTGTTCCTTGGGCTTCACTCATCTATAATGATTCGATGGATCCAAGATTCCAATTCATTCTTTGGCTTATTATTCAGAATCGCTTACCCACCCAAGTTCTCCTTCTTTCCTATGGTAGAATAGATAGTGGGCTATGTGCTTTTTGCAATTCCAGATTAGATTCTATTGATCACTTGTTCTTTAATTGCCACATCTCGGCTAGTCTTGCATTTTTTTGGGCTGCCAGATGTAACTTACCTTGGAGAAATAGATCTTGGTCTAAGAACCTTACTTGGGCCTTGAAATTCCTACATGGCAAGGATTTCTTCCATTGCATAGcccgtttttcttttggtgccaTGTGCCACTTGATTGGGAAGAAGCGCAATAGTATTATCTTTCGGGGGGAGTCCTTGGAATTGTCGGCTTTGAAGAATCATCTCATTAAAGTAGTTAAGGACAAGGCACTTACCTTCAGCAATGTGCCGGACAACACTAGGAACAGGAGGCTCCAGCGATGTTGGGGGCTTGACTCTACCATCTTCAGTCCTCTCGATTAGTGCCGTCTTGCTTTCTACTTGTTGCTTTGTTTCTTGCTTTGGCTTGTTTTCTCGTGGTTGTTGCTCAATTTCCTGTTCCTTCGGGTGTCTCCTTTTACATCGGCTCTCTTTCACTCATTTGGTCTGTCATTTTGAGTGCATGTTATTAGTGCCGGTCTTTTTGTACAATTGGTTAAAGCTTTTTATATActtttacctttaccaaaaaataaaaaataaaaaaataaagtcgTGTGACTCTACCAACAATGATGTGGGGTTATGTTTGAGATAGTTGTGGACCGggtcaatgaagaaaaatgccaCAACACTATTTACCCATCATCTACCCTCCTATTGGAGGATCTTGAACTTTGATTGTTGAATATAAGCTCACATGGTGGTAAGGGACTCCATGAAATTAGAGCAATTGGAGGTCGTAAATGTTTTTCTAGGAGAAAAGTCACAACCACCGACAAATCCAATTCAGAAGTAGGGGATGGATTTTGCGTTGCGTGGAGTTTACTCACCGCAGTTGACGTAAGTAAGAACGATGCAAGTTCTCCATTATTCAATGGAACATTAAATCCACTCCCGAAGCAAGTTTCTCTACTTCTTCCTAATCATCGGTAAGCCACTTTGGACCAAAGTAAGCTTATAAGCCCATCAAAAGTGATCACCAATTTATGATTATGTTTGTTCAGATGGCCACTACTCATCATTATCGAAAGGGTTCATATCCAAACCCATTAAGATATCTGGTTATATCTTCATTTTTACTCAAAAGTTCGAACAAGTGAATTAGGGCACAACTGGTTATATTAACTTGTCAATATCTCATTAGTTATTTCACATGGAATTTCTTATAATCTCCATGCTGTGCTTTGCATGGCAACACTCATTCTGTAATCAAGATGAGCCGTTTCAATGCCAAGCTTGAGGTCGACTCGAAATCAAGCGACTCAATGTTGAGCAACCATCGATCCAAGCCAAAGCTATTCGCGGGTAGCTCGACTCAATTTTGCTCCTAGTCATACTTGGACGAGCCTGTGATGGCACACCAAATCCACGAACTGGTTGCTCTAGCACTGCACTCTCCTTCACTCATGATCTCTTTCGTTTGATCAAACCGTGATAGCCATGTGCTCCCGAAAACCACAATGGATCAAGAGATTTGGGATGCTCATGGGTGGAAAAAGGTAGGGAATTTGTTGAGAGTGCTGGGGGcaaaggagggggaggggggggtgGGTTTTGGTCGAAGGATTTAAATTTGATGTCATCTAACACACATTCTAGCCCTGCCTGTTTCCTATAAGAAAATGAACTTTAATagatatttatgattttccctggaaatattttaaatattttctttgatttttatcttCCTTGTGATGGTACACACATACATAGAAGATTCTCTATACATTCTTTTGGTCACGTATATTCTTGATCGATGTGTTAGTTAAATAGTAATCTAATAAAGATTATAGATAGgctatgtattttttttaacaaaatgcaTAAAAACATATAAGAATTtgacattttctctctttcacatATTTCTTATCTTGGTATTAGAGCTTCACTTATCTTGGTATTATAGCTTTTGAGTTACATAGGGTGCACATTGCATCATGTGCGCACTTGTTGCACATCTCTCATCTTATGtccttctctttttcaataattactGACATCCATATCTCCCTATGTCGACCCTTAATATAGTTCGTCTAATGATCTAGTCCAATAAGCATATCAACTTGCTTTGATATCGCAAAGTCTACACATCAGTCATGATAGCCTCCTATGTTACGATTGCCTTCGCCTCCTGCAGGGAAGATGGCCCCTCGTCACGTAGCCTGTGCAGCGGTCATAGCAACATATAATATCCATTTAAGCAGCCAAGTCAACATTTGCCTAATCTCTCTTCAGCACATCGAACCGCTTCAGGAATACACCAGGTGTTTTTAGGATCTTTTATCAACAAGCAAGTTGACCTTTTCAATTTCACCTTGCATTTGAGAGGATATTAGAGATAATTGCGATAGGTTCTAGAGATATTTAAtatatttcctttaattttccataCCTATTCTCCAATCTCTTTGTAATTGTGCATATCCTTGATTAATATACCTTATGTACTCTCCTATCAGAATacatcaaaatatataaaaattccacattttctctcttttgcatatTTCTTATCTTGAACGTAGTCCGTATACAGAGGCCCTCAAACTGCCCCTTCctttttaatcaaattcaattaataattttggggcaaaataacgtcattttgcatattattttttgttcactggttgtttgtgtcattatcttttttttgtttttcttgaggAGATGTTTTgtctgagttttttttttttggttaatactctacaaaactctaaattaaacactcgtgataaatttacccaaaattattttttttttaccattaaaaTCCCAAAACTAAtatacctatgataaatttacctgactgaccataaaaaactctaaaccggttatgacaaatttacccaaaactaatttagtCGATcgtaaaaaacccaaaacttaatttgtgacaaatatatcctccactaaattggattaataccacaaaaaaaaatcataaaaattttaaactgtGATAAACGgagtgtaaaatctcaaattaatataccaaATAATCGCGTGTTATtgaacttaataatttgacaatgaaatttaacaaaactaatatagggtaaatttgtcacaagtgtattagtttggggtaaatttgtcaaaattatactagtttagagtttttggtagtCATAAcaataatttgaggtaaatctGTCACAAGTGTATTAAATTatggtttttcaaggtattaatttttttttttttttttgggtgtattcatatattatttttgtcttttggccataacaacaacaaaaatcaaagaacCTTCTCTTCCCAGGAGACGAACGCAACGGAGCCAGACGTCGTGCAGACTGCACACCTGCACCCCCAAACCCAAACCACTCCCAAAGAAAATTCCAACTGACGCCATCACCGTTCCCACCGCCCCGCATCAAGAGCCagaaccgccgccgccgccgccgacgaccgCCGGGTTACGATCGAGTGCAAAATGGCGTCCCTCGCCACCCACTTCTCcgccttcctcttcctcttccccgTCGGCCTCCGGCGCCTCCTCTGCTCCTACTCCCTCTACCTCAAGAGCCCCTCCTCCTACAGATCCAAGCCCTGGTACTTCGCGGATCCCAGGTGGAAGAACCTCGACCTCTACGCCCTCCTCCTCGCCCTCCCCATCGCCTCCTTCTCGgagctcttcctcttcctcacctTCTCCGGCCACCCCACCTACCGCTTCGCCTTCTTCCAGCAGTCCGCCGCCGTCTTCCTCTTCTGGGCCCTCCTCGTCCTCGTGATCCTGAAGGAGTACGTCGACGGCGCCGCGGTGGGCGAAGGGTACGTGTTTGTCGTCGCGGGTGTCGCGTTCTTGGTGGAGTATTCGGTGATCGGGAAGGGGTTGGCGGTCTGGGCGCGCCCGTGTATGAGCTGTTGGGGAAATTGAGTCTGGTTTGTGCCGGTTCTTGCTTGTACTTGGGGGTGAGGCCCTCCGCGTTCTTTGCAGAGTACTTGTTGTCGTCTGGTCTGGTGCTCAAGGGGACTTGGGCTTTGCAAGCTGGGCTGAATTTGGGTACTGATATGTTTGCCTTAAAGGGGTGTCACAAGTTGAGGGTTTCGACGGGACAGTGGGATCTTGATGTGAAATGTGCTCTTGAGGAGGATAGTCTGCGGGGCGTTGCGCTGATGAATCTGTTGTTTATCGTGCATGCCATTGGGGTCGTCGTTGTCGGCTTCGGGCTGTTTGGGTTGTTGTCCTGTAATCGGAATTTGAGATTCGGCGATGCGAGTGGGCCGTTGCTGGCTCAGCTTGAATCGGAGAGCATGTTGATGCGGCCGGGACCTGAATTTGAGCTGGAATGAAGGTCACTGATAGTTGCTCCTTCATTTTGTAATTCTTCTCTTCATTTAGGTAGGCTACTCTTGCCTGTTCATGGTTGGCAATGAGCAACTGATTCtattaaatcattaatttgtTTTGCTATGAATAGAGTTACTAGAAATTTTGCTCAAGTGACTTGTTGCCAACAAATGAAGACTCGTTTGTTCAAGTCTGACTGATTGCACCTTATAGAGGAAATAGGGAATCACAATTCGTGGCTACCACTTGCTCCATGGGACCATTACGCATATGGATCTTGTGGTTGATATGTAATGTTTATACTTCACTCATGTATATACCCTACATTAAAAGCTCTGCTGGTTTGTTCACACATCAATCGTGTGCCCTGCAACTAGGCAGAAAAATGGTTCCAAAAACGAGTACGAATATGAAGAATCAATCAGTTAGACAACCGGAGTAAGCCCTTTGGTTTGATTAGTACATTTCTGGTGTCTTCAGCGCTGCATTTGTGGCATCATCAATTATGCATCACCACCACGTACAGTTGCTAGTGTTACATTTGGGAGCAATCTAGTTCTTTAAAAGCTATTAAAGATCTACTAAAATTGGGTTTTATTGTGTCTCGTGGAAAgttctagaaattgtttcccaAACTTCATTATGAACTCTGTGGTAGAAGTTTCATGGCCACAGTGGGTTGACTCAACTGAAGCATTGATAAATCTTAAATGAGAGTTGATGAGATGCTTAAGATTTAAATGgaacatttttttctcattgcACATGACACATTTGTTTAAAGGGTTGATGACAATAAGTCTAATGGCTGATTAATGCCAACCTTCCTAGAAACAGGAATGGTGATTCATC
This region of Eucalyptus grandis isolate ANBG69807.140 chromosome 8, ASM1654582v1, whole genome shotgun sequence genomic DNA includes:
- the LOC120287230 gene encoding uncharacterized protein LOC120287230 encodes the protein MASLATHFSAFLFLFPVGLRRLLCSYSLYLKSPSSYRSKPWYFADPRWKNLDLYALLLALPIASFSELFLFLTFSGHPTYRFAFFQQSAAVFLFWALLVLVILKEYVDGAAVGEGYVFVVAGVAFLVEYSVIGKGLAGTWALQAGLNLGTDMFALKGCHKLRVSTGQWDLDVKCALEEDSLRGVALMNLLFIVHAIGVVVVGFGLFGLLSCNRNLRFGDASGPLLAQLESESMLMRPGPEFELE
- the LOC104414439 gene encoding protein PROTON GRADIENT REGULATION 5, chloroplastic; the encoded protein is MAATSISAANLKGGFGSSFHGSWGSSTMGEDHHALMAKSAVRVKVASKPVRCQPMMKNVNEGKGLFAPIVVVTRNLIGKKPFNQLRGKAIALHSQVITEFCKSIGADAKQRQGLIRLAKKNGEKLGFLA